A region of the Edaphobacter lichenicola genome:
ACAAATTTTATTTGAAGGCCGGGCCAACGGGGAATCTGGATAAGGCGTTCGATGGGTCGAACTTCTTATTCCACGACCAACTGGTTCATACGACCTATGACGATTACTGGAAGAAGCGTGATCTGTCGCTGCATATGAAGAATGTTCATGCGGCGGTGATGACGGTTGGCGGGTGGTTTGATGCGGAGGATCTGTCGGGGCCGTTCAAGACGTTTCATGCGATCGATGAGTTCAATCCCGGTGCGGTGAATACGCTGGTGGTGGGGCCGTGGACGCACGGTGGCTGGTCGAGGTCAGATGGAGACAGGCTGGGGGATGTTAGTTTCGGTTCGAAGACGGGAGTGTTCTTTCTGTCGCAGATTCAGTTTCCATTTTTCGAGCACTATTTGAAGGGACATGATGGCGGAGTGTTGCCAAAGGCCTATGTGTTCGAGACGGGCAGCAATGTTTGGAGGAAGTATGATGCGTGGCCTCCGAAGTCGGCGGCTGCGAAGACGCTTTACTTTCGCGAGGGTGGGAAGTTGAGCTTTGATGCGCCTGCGGAGAAGGCTGGGGTGGATGAGTATGTGAGCGATCCGGCGCATCCTGTGCCGTTTGTGAATTACACGACGGACACGGTGCCGCAACGGTATATGGACGACGATCAGCGGTTTGCTTCGCGGCGGCCGGATGTGCTGACGTATGAGACCGAACCGCTGACCGAGGATGTGACGATTGCGGGGCCGGTGCGGCCGAAGCTGAAGGTGGCGTCGTCGGGGACGGATGCGGACTTTGTGGTGAAGTTGATTGATGTCTATCCGAATGATTTTCCGGATCCTCCGAATGACGCTGTGGGCAAGCGGGTGCTTGGGGCGGCGCCGGTTTTGATGGGTGGATATGAGCAGCTGGTTCGGGGTGAGCCGATGCGGGCGAAGTTTCGGGATAGCTGGGAGAAGCCGACGGCGCTGACGCCAGGAAAGATGGTTGAGGTGAATGCGGAGATGCCGGATGTGAACCACACGTTCCGCGCGGGACATCGGATTATGGTGCAGGTGCAGAGCTCATGGTTCCCGCTGGTGGATCGGAATCCGCAGACGTTTGTAGATATTCCGTTTGCAAAGCCGGAGCAGTTTGTGAAGGCTACGGAGAGTGTGTATCGGAGTGCAGGCGCAGCGAGTGGGGTTGAGGTTCTGGTTGTGCCGCAGAAGTAGGCTGAGTGTCCTGCCGGACGGGCGCCCTGCGCGGGCGGCGGTCACTTCGTGACGCGTGTACCCCTTCGGTTGGCGCTCCCGTTGGTCGCGAGCCATCTTTCTTTCCGACCAGCGGGAGGACCTACGCACCTCACCTACCAAGACCGGTATACACGTCACGAAGTGACCGCGGCGAACCGGGGTCCCCGCAAACAGGTCTTCGTTTGCGGGGTGGCCACGCGCATGGCGCACTTCGCGATCGCCCGGTTTTTTAGCCGCGGAAGGCTGGTCCGCCGAAGGGTGTGCCTACTGCTCCGCCGTCGACGAAGAACTCGACTGCGTTGACGTAGGAGGAGTCGTCGGAGGCGAGGAAGAGGACTGCCTTTGCAAGCTCGTCTGCTTCGCCTAAGCGGCCTAGCGGAATCGTCGAGGCGATGCGCTTTGAGAGTGCATCGTTCTCTTCGCTGGTGCGGGTGTTGCGGGTCCAGATGGGTGTCTTGATTGGTCCGGGAGCGACGACATTGACGCGAATGCCGCGTGGAGCGAGATCGGCGGCCATGGAGCGGGAGAGGCCACGGAGGCCGGCTTTGCTTGCGGCGTATGCGGCGTAGCCTGGTTGACCCAGCGATCCGATGATGGAGCCGTTGAAGATGACGGACGAACCGTCTTTGAGAATGGGAAGAGCCTCCTCGACTGTGAAGAAGGCGCCAGTGAGGTTGATGCGGATGATGTTTTCGAAGATCGCCTCGTCCGTCTTGCCGGTGGTTGTTTGTCCGGCGATGCCGGCGTTGGCGAAGACGATGTCGAGATGGCCGAAGTCTTGTTTGATCTTGGCGAAGAGATCTTTGCGTGCGGCCGAGTCGGCTACATCGGCGCGGTAGGCGGTGGCCTTCGGGCCAAGGAGTTTGGCGGCCTCATCAAGGGTCTTCTGGTCGCGGCCGGTGATGGCCACTTGTGCGCCTTCCTGAATGAAGAGCTGGGCTGTGGCGAGGCCGATGCCGCTGTTGCCGCCGGTGATGAGTGCCTTTTTGCCTTCGAGTTTCATGGTGTTTTCCTCTTGTCCTGTCGCTGTCTTTGATTGCGGACTGCATGGGTTTGGTGCAGTCATAATTTTCAAAAGTCCTAAGCATGATGATTGTCATGCTCTACTGTGTTTTAAGCATGACGTGTATCATGTATAAAGTCAAGCGAGGAGGTTGGGATGAGATATCCGGCAGCAGAGACAGCGGAGAAACATGCGCGGATTCTGGAAGAGGCGTCTCGTTTATTTCGCGAGAGGGGATTTTCCGGTGTGAGCGTCAGCGAGATTATGAAGGCGACTGGATTGACGCATGGCCCTTTTTATAATCACTTCGACTCGAAGGAAGAGTTGATGGCCGAAAGCGTGCTGCATGGTTTCAAGAACACGCTGGATGGATTGAATGCGACGAATGAGACCGCGAAGGGTAGAGCGGAGTATGTGAAGAGGTATCTGAGTGCGGCGCATCGGGATGCTCCCGGTATGGGATGCACGATGGCGAGCCTTTCGGCGGAGACTCGGCATGAGCCGCAGGTAAGGGGTGTGTTCACGGACCGGCTGAAGGCTGTGATTGAGGCCGTGGCGACTCACTTTCCCTGGCCTTCCAGAAGGTCGGCGCGGGGAGATGCGATTCGGATGATGGCTTCGATGGTGGGGGCGATGATTCTGGCGCGGGCGGTGGAGGATGAGAGGTTCTCTGACGAGATTCTGAGTGAGGTGCGGAAGGGTTTGGTGTAGAGCCTTCCCCTCAGGGGCAACTTCAGATTTAGATGAGGCAACTTCAGATTTTTCCGAAGGGGTGTTCGAGCGAGGGGCTTTGCGGGGTGAACATCTTGCCGCCGTCTTCGGTGACGTGCCAGTCGTCTTCGAGACGGACGCCGAACTCGCCGGGGAGGTAGATGCCGGGTTCGTCGGAGAAGCACATGCTTGCGGCGAGTGGCGTGGTGTTGCCGCGGACGAGGTAGGGCCACTCGTGTCCGTCCATGCCGATGCCGTGGCCGAGGCGGTGGGTGAAGTACTTGTAGTCGGGACCGTAGCCGGCGGCGGCGATGAGGTCGCGTGCGGCGGCGTCAATGGTGTGGCAGGGTGCTCCGGGATGAGCGGCGGCGAGGGCTGCGGATTGCGCCTTCAAGACGATGTCGAAGACCTTGCGGGCTTTGTCGAGTTTGGGGATGGTGGGGTCGCCGAGGACGAAGGTGCGGGAGATGTCGGACTGATAGCCTTCGACGGTGCAGCCGTCGTCGATGAGGATGATCTCACCTTCTTGGATTACTTGAGGTTGTAACGATCCGTGGGGGAGCGCGGAGTACTCGCCGACCTGACAGCTGGCGTCGCCGGTGACGCCGCAACGGGTGTAGGCGAGGTCGACCATCTGGCTGAACTGGCGGTTGGTCATGCCGGGTTGTGCGGATTGATAGCAGGCTTTGTAGACAGCGAGGGTGATGTTGTTGGCGAGTTGCATGAGGGCCAGCTCGGCGGGGGATTTGATGCTGCGGCAGCCAGAGGTGACGGGGGTGGCGCTGGTGATGGTGAGGGCGGCGCTGGCGTGAGCGATGCCGTCGGCGAAGACGAACTGGGTGCGCTCCTCGATGCCGATCTTGCAGGTGGCGAGGCCGGATTCGTTGAGCGCTTTGGCGAGGAGTTGGTAGGGATCTTCGTCTTCGTTCCAGGTGTAGACGCGGGTGGTGGAGGCGGAGGGGAGGGTTGCGGGTTTGGACTCCATGCGCTCGCGAACGCGGCCCTCTTCGAAGACGGGGCAGACGATGAAGGGCGCGCCGGTGGCCGGGAGGGTCCAGGCGAAGAAGCGCTCGGACTGGCCCCAGCGGAGGCCGGTGAAGTACGTGAGAGAGGTGCCGGTGGTGATGACGATGGCGTCGATGTTGTTCTGGTGCATGAGGGCTCGGGCGCGTTCGAGGCGCTGCTCGCGTTCGGCGAGGGTGATGGGGACGGCTTCGGCGTGGCGGTTGGTGAGGGCGGCGATGGCGGGTGGGAGTTTTTCGGGTTGTGAGGATTGGGCCGCGAGTGCGAGGGTGGGGGCGGCAGCTGCTGCGGCGGCTGAGGATAGGAGGAAGTTGCGGCGGGTTGGCATGGGTGGGAATAGTGTACGGGGAATCGTTCCTGGTGAGGGTGATCTGGGTCGTGAACTAAGATTGGTGTGAGGAATTCGGACGATGGCGATGATTACGACGGTGCAGCAGCATATTTTGCAGCAGCAGCAGGCTGCCTTGAAGGCTACGGGGCGTGAGCCTACGGGGACGTTCAGCTGGTTGCTGAGTGGGATTACGCTGGCCGCGAAGATGATTGAGGCAAAGATTCGCTCGGCTGGGTTGAGTGATGTGTATGGTTCTTTTGGTGCTGAGAATGTGCAGGGGGAGCAGCAACAGAAGCTCGATGTGTATGCGAATCAAGCGCTGCTGCATTGCCTGGGGCTGCGGGATAGCGTGGCGGCGCTGGTGAGCGAAGAGGATGAGGAGCCGGTGACGTTTAACCGGGATGCGGAGACGGGGAAGTACATTATTGTGTTCGATCCGCTGGATGGGTCGTCGAACATTGATGTGAATGTGAATGTGGGGACGATCTTCAGCGTGCTGCGGAGAATGCCGGCAGAGCTGGGGACGCTGGAGGAGTCGATTCTGCAGCCGGGGTTTCGGCAGGTGGCGGCGGGGTATGTGGTGTATGGGCCGTCGACGGTGCTGGTGTATACGACGGGAAATGGGGTGCATGGGTTTACGCTCGATCCGACGATTGGGGCGTTTGTGCTGAGCAACGAGAGGATGATGATGCCGGAGCAGGGAAGCTACTACTCGGTGAATGAGGCGAATGCGGCGGGGTGGCCGGAGGAGTATCGCGGGTATGTGGAGATGCTGCGGACGGGTGGGTTGAAGAAGGAGTATAGCTCGCGGTATATCGGGAGTCTGGTGGCGGACTTTCATCGGACGCTGCTGAAGGGTGGGGTGTTTTTGTATCCGCCTACGTTGAAGCAGCCGAAGGGGAAGCTGCGGCTGCTGTATGAGGCGAATCCGCTGGCGTTTATTGCGGAGCAGGCGGGTGGGATGGCCACCGGGGGTGCGGGGCGGATTCTGGATATCAAGCCGGAGGGGATTCATCAGCGGACGCCGTTTTGTGTGGGGAGCAAGCGGGAGATGGAGGCGCTGGTGGCGGCGGTGAGTCCGGCGGCTTCGGTGAGTGCGCGATGAGTTCGTTTGCTGCTGAGGTGATTGATATTCGCGAGGAGTCGCGCGTGGCGGGGCGGCAGCGATGGCAGATGGCGCTGGATCGGACGGAGTTTGTTGCGGGCGATGTGGGGGTGCTGGAGGCGGTGGCTCGGAGTGGAGCTCGGCTGGTGGTTCCGGTGCTTGGGGTGGTGATGGATGCTGGGGAGGTGTGGCATGTGGTGGAGAAGCCGCTGGCTGCGGGGACGGCGGTGATGGGGCGGGTGGGTGTGTCGGTGGAGTGATGCGGATTGGAGGCTCGTGGTTGAGCCGGAGTGTGGTTGCTGATACACTCGGAGATGTTGTTTCGGCTGCGTTGGGCCTGCGAAAGCGGTGCGCGATGCGGGTTTGGTGGGGGGCTGTAGCTCAGTTGGGAGAGCGCCTCGTTCGCAACGAGGAGGTCAGCGGTTCGATCCCGCTCAGCTCCACCATAGAAACACTTTCATCATAAAATTGATGAGTTTGCATCGGGTTCTGGCAAGATGGCCAATTCCGCTGGCTCCTCCAAACTGTATGGGAGTAGACTTCGTTTCAATTCCGATGTGTTCGGAGAGTGATGAGTCCAAAGAGAAAAAGAAAACGAATCAGGGCGATGACTCTTGGTCTCATCATCGGAATGACGATTGGAATCGTCGGCGGGTTATGGCAGCGAAATCTCGCCCTTGGCGTGATGATTGGATTAGGCCTTGGCGCGGTACTCGGGAAGGTGATTTCGAAGTATCACCTGAGGTCATCGCTCAGAGCGGCGCTGCAGGGTGGTTCACGTCCGGAGTTCGACGGCCGACGAGAGTAGTGAATCAGGTCGCTTTTGGCTATGACTTGCGGGTCTTTTCTTGTTGCAGCAAGCGGAAGGTTACGAAGACTGCTGGGACGAGGAAGATGAGCGAGCCTAGAACCCACATGATGACGGCTCCTGCGCGCTGGTCGGCGATGGGGTCGATGTGGAAGGGGTTGGGGCGCTCGAGGTAGTAGGTGTAGACGGGACGGTCGCAGAAGGCCAGGAAAGCGGAGAGTGCCGTGTTGACGATGTCCGCTAAGACGAGATAGGGCAGCATGATCCAGCCGGGGTAGCGAGCGGTAGTGGGCCAGGGGCGGATGAGCGGCCACCAGAAGAGGATGGAGGAGGCGAGGAAGCAGATGTGCTCGAACTCGTGCCAGTGCTCGTGCTCGAGGGCGAAGTCGTAGGCGGCGGGGATGTGCCAGAGGAGGAAGGTGAGGTTCATCGCGAGCCACGCTACGACGGGGCGGGTGAGAAAGTGGCCGAGGGTGCGGAGCCACTTCATGCGCAGGAAGGGGGAGAGCAGATGGACAGTTACGCCGTGGGGGAGACCTCGGAGGAGTGGGACTTGCGGGTAGCCGAGGAGGAGGAGTGGGGGGACAAAGGACATGAGGAGGAGGTGTTCGACCATGTGGGCGCTGAGGAGCGCGTCGGCGAAGCCGTCCATGGGGGAGGCGATGGAGAGCCAGATGGTCGCGATGCCGAGGTTGAAGCAGACGAGGCGCCAGGTGGGGAAGAGTGCGGGCCTGGTCTTGCGGATGGCGTACCAGCCGCGTGTGTAGAGGATGACGCTGAGGAGCAGCGCTGTGGTGAGGAAGAGCGGAGGGGACCATTCGTCGAAGATGGCCCTATATTCAGGTGGCATTTGAGTAGGGTATGGAGTTGATTCTTGTTTGGCGAATTGTTGCGGTGCTGAACGGATCTTTGGCTGGGATAGGAAGGCATACCCCAGGGGCTGAAGCCCCCACGTCAATGGCTGATTGAGAGACCCAAGGCGAAAGCCTTGGGGTACCTAGATCCAAGATACTGGCTACCCGGATGCGAAGCCACGGCTTACTGGATCAAAATCCTGGCTTACTCAATGCAAAGCCTCTGTGTGTACCTGGATGCGAAGCCTCGGCGTACCTCGATGCGAGGCCTTGGCTTACTGGATCAAAACCTTGACGTACCAGGATCAAAGCCTCGGCGTAGTGGATGCAAAGCTCTTTTTTCTCGTGCGGTCTATGGGACGCTGGATGGCAGTGTGTGCTCCGTGGTGAGAGCCAGGTGCCGTGAGGCGTCGATGGCGGGTTGGAGATCGTTGCCGCGGAGGGTGGTTAGGAATTTGACGAGTGCGGTGGTCTCGGAGGGGTTGAGGGCGTTGCCGTAGGCTGGCATGTTGCCGCCGCCCTGCAGGACCTGGCGGATAATCTGGTCTTCGGTCATGTGTCCCGCTACGGCGTCGAGCGCGGGGCCGCGGAGACCGCCTTCGCCGCCGATGGAGTGGCAGTTGCGGCATTGCTTGTTCTGGAGGACGAGGGCGCCTTCGCGTTCGAGCGGGGTGCGGTTGCGGAGGTAGGAGACGGGGATGGGATCGCTGGTCCAGGCGTTCATGATGGGGCTCCACGGCGTGTAGGTGCCAAGGTGCGTGAAGACGCCGAGCGAGACGGCGATGACGGTGACGATGAGGACGGCTGCGGGGCGGCGGGAGACATGTTTTTCGCCTTCGCCGGAGAGCAGCGGGAGGAGGATCATCGCGGCGATGCCGAGGACCGGCATGATGAAGAGGACTGGGGTTTCGAGGGCTGGCGGGAGATAGGCGAGGACGGCGTAGAGCCAGAGGAAGAAGTAGTCGGGCTTGGGCGCGGTCTCGATGATGGTGGGGTCGGGCTGGCCGGAGGGGCCGAAGGGGCCGAACCAGAGGGCGCAGGCGATGACGGCGAGCATGATGGCTGCGGCGAAGGCGGCGTCCTTCCAGGCGGCGTCGGGGACGAAGGGGATGCCGGTTTTTTTCTCTAGCTCGTGGTACTCGCGCTGGTAGGTGGATTTTTTGACGAGGCGGCCGGGCATGGGCCAGTCGTTGATGCCGAGACGGAGGACCATCCAGACGTGCATGCCGACTAGGGCGAGCAGGATGCCGGGGATGACGAAGACGTGGAGGGCGAAGAAGCGGGAGAGGGTGTTGCCGGCGATGATGGGGCCGCCGAGCATGAGGCCGACGAGTGGGCCCCCGATGAGCGGGACGCGGCTGAGGATGGAGGCGCCGATGCCGAGCCCCCAGTAGGCGTCCTGGTCGAAGCGCAGGACCTGGCCGGTGAAGGCCATGCCGAGGGTGAGCAGGAGGAGGAAGACGCCGATGATCCAGGTGAGTTCGCGGGGGAACTTGTAGGCTCCGAAGAGAAAGACCTGCACCATGTGGATGAGGACGATGGCGACCATGAAGTCTGAGCCCCAGCCGTGCATGGCCCGGAGGAACCAACCGAGTTTAACGTTGTGGTCGAGGAACTGGAGGCTGTTCCACGCGTTGCTGGCGGTGGGGGCGTAGACGAGCGCGAGCAGGACGCCGGTCATGATCTGCAAGACGAGGATGACGGTGGCAGCGCTGCCGAAGACGTACCACCAGCTGGCAGTGTTGGCGGGGACTTCATGCTCGGCTACTTCGATGAGGGGTGTGCCGAGGCCGAGACGGGATTCGAACCAGTTATAGACCTCGAGGCTGCGTTGTTTTAGGTCTGGCATGAGCTGCACCTCGGCTGGGGTTGGTCGATTGCGTTGAGGCGGGCGGCGGGGCTGCCTTCGATTTGGGTTAAGGGAGTGACGGTCTTTGCTTCGTTGGCGAGAGTTGGCATTCTGCCGGCGCTGATCATGAGGGTGCCGTTGCTGACTTTGTGTTGGTACTCGAAGAGGCCGCGCTCTGGTGGGCCGGAGGCGCGGGAGCCGTCGGCGTAGTAGGCGCCGCCGTGGCAGGGGCAGAGGAAGAGCTTGGACTGGGCGAACCAGCGAACGGGGCAGCCGAGGTGGGCGCAGTTGATGGCGAAGACCTGGAAGGTGTCGCCGGAGACGCGGCGGACCCAGCAGGGAATGTCGCCGGTCTGGCCGTCCCACTCGTTGGTGATGGGGTTGCGGTAGTTGACGAGGCGGGTCTCGCCTTCGGGGAAGTCGGCGAGCGGGCCGAGGTTGATCCAGGAGTTGTCGTCGGAGGTCTTCTTGAGCGTGGGGCCGAGGAGATAGCCGACGATGGGGATGGCGAGAACGACGCCGACTAGTCCGTTGACCGCAAGGGCGAGCTTGAAGAGGAAGACGCGGCGGGAGTGGCCTGCGGCGATGCTCGGGTCTTTGGCCGAGTCGGGGTGCGGCTCGGTTAAGGGTTGATCGGTTGTTGGGAGCTGCTCACTCGGTGTCATTGCTTCCTGCTCCTGGGTTGCACTTCGTTTTTCACTGCGTCTTGTCTTCTGTGGTGAGAGCGCTGTTTAGTGGGAGTGATAGGGCTGGCCGGGTTCGGCGATGCGTTTGGAGGCCAGCCAGGCGATGATGTCGGTGATCTGCTGATCGGTGAGGGGCTGGGCGGAGTCAGAGCGCCAGTCGGGCATGCCCTCGTCGGGACGGCCTGCGATGACTATGCTGCGCAGGTCCTGATTGCTGATGAGTGCGAGATAGGACGGGTTGACGATGGAGCCGAGCTTGCCGGCGCCGGTCTTTGGATCGCCGGGGGTGCCTTCGCCGTCTGCTCCGTGGCATCGTGCGCAGGCTGCGGCGTAGGCTTGCTGGCCGCGGTTGGCATCGCCCTGCGAGGTGGCCGCGTAGGGTGGAGGAGTTACTCCTGCGAGTTGATCGGGGGCGCTCCACTGCTGCAGGATGCCCTGTGACAAGATGGTGACCTGCTTGTCGGTGAGTGATCCGCCGGAGGATCTTGCGAAGGCAGGCATCAGGCCGCCGGGTACGCCTTTGGTGATGGTCTGGTGGATGGTCTGCTCTCCGGCTACTGCGACGTAGACGGGGTTGGCGAGCGCGATGGCTGCGCCGTTTTTGCCGTTAGCTCCATGGCAGGCTGCGCAGTTCTGTTTGTAGAGGGTGGGGAAGTCGAGGACTTCATCGGGTCGTAGGACCTCGGGGCCTGGTCCGGGGCGGCCGTGGATGCTGCTGCATCCGATGGTCGCGAGGCAGGCAGTCAACAGCATGAGGGTGCCAAACACTTTAAGCCTGTGAGGGACTACGCTCATAGTTCGTCGTCTTTCGTAAGAGGTACATCGCTGTGAATACCGGCGCGAACGGCGAAGGGCAGAGATCGAAACTGCGGAGTGCGCACCTTGACCTGGAGGTTGACGATGAAGCCGCAGACAAGACCGAAGGCGATCTGCGAGATGACGAACCATAGCCAGTTGATGCGGGCGTTGAGGACGGGGCTGATGACGCCTAGCGCGGAGTAGAGAAGGCCGGTCCAGAGCAGGGGAGCGACAAAGCCTGCGGTGAGGATCGGTTTCCGGGGGAACATCGGCAGCATGGCTCCGTAGAGAAGGCCGATGAGGACGGAGGTGAAGGCGTGGATGCCGGTGGCGGCTAAGAGGCCCTCGAGGTGAAACTGGCAGAGGAAGGCCGTGCTCTCGCTCGCCCAACGGACGAAGCCACCTGCGGCCAGAAGATTTACGGCATACCAGATGCTGTGAAATTTGATGAGGCCGAAGAGAGCTGCGGGGATGATCATCGCGATGCCGCCTACAATGCCACCCTTGATCCCGGAGGTGACGCTGAAGGTTTCGACCGGCAGCAGCGTGCGATGGCTTGCGCTGACGGGAAGCTGTTCGCGTGTGGTGCGGGTGCTGGCGATCTTCATGACGCCGGTTTGTACAGGGACGGCGACGTGAAGCTCGTGCGGGAAGATGTCGAAGAACCAGCCGAAGATGGCGCGCAGAGTCAGGATGAGTCCCAGGAGGCTGATGACCCAATGGGTGACCATGCCGGTGATCATGAGCGAGAGGCCGAGCGCGAGGACCATGGGCCAGGGCGTCGGCGCGGGAAGGATGACGGTGTCGGACCGGTGCTCGTGCTGATGACCTTGTGCGGATTGCGTGATCTGTTCTTCCTGCATGGTGCTCCTCCTCTCCGGAAGTTATCTGCCTATGACGTAGACGACGAGAAATACGACGACCCAGACTGCGTCGACGAAGTGCCAGTAGAGGGAGAGGACTTCGAGCTTCTCGGAGTGCTCTTCTTTTACGTGGCCGGTTAGCGAGAGCCCGAGGGTGAGAGAGAGCATGATGAGGCCAACGACTACGTGGGTCGCGTGCAGGCCGACCAGAGAGTAGTAGGTGGTGCCGAAGAGGTTGGTCTTGATGGTGAGGCCCTCGTCGTGGATGAGGTGATACCACTCTTGCGCTGTAGTGGCGAGAAAGATAGTGCCGAGAAGGACGGTGGCGGCGAGGTTGAGGGTGCAGCCTCGGAGGTTATCTTTGCGCAGATTGTTGACGGCGAAGTGAACGAAGATGCTGCTGGAGAGCAGACAGATGGTGCCGAAGATGGGAAGCTCGAGCACCTGCGCGGGGGTTGGGCCGCTGAGGCTCTTGCCGATGTAGTAGATGTACGCGACGACGAAGATGATGAAGATCGCGGACTCGGCGATGATGAGGCATGCCATGCCGACGTTGCCGCGATAGGGCAGCTTCCATGGGGTTTCTACCGGGCCGTCGATTGGGATTCTGCTTGCAGTCGTTATGGTTGTCATTATTCGTAGTCCGCGTCTGGATCTTCAGGGTGCTTGATATCCCATAGGGGGCGGCGACTGCTCACAGTGGGCTCAATGGCGAAGTTGTAGGACGGAGGCGGCGACGGGACCGACCACTCGAGGGTCCATGCGTCCCAGGGATCGTGGCCGGCCTCTTTGCCTTTGTAGTAGGAGTGGATCATGTTGTAGACCAGAACCAGCGTGCCTGCGGCCTGGAAGATGGCTCCGACGCCGACGATGAAGTTCAGAGTGTCCCAGCCGCGGCCCGCTTCATAGGTGTAGATACGTCGCGGCATGCCGAGGATGCCGGGGACGTGCATGAAGTCGAAGGTAAGGTGGAAGCCGATGAGGAAGAGCCAGAAGTGCCACTTGCCGAGGGTCTCGCTCATCATCCTGCCGGTGACCTTGGGGTACCAGAAGTAGAAGGCGCTGAAGAGCGAGAAGACAATCGCTCCGACGAGCACGTAGTGGAAGTGAGCGACGACAAAGTAAGAGGCGCTGAGCTGCCAGTTGAATGGCGCGGCGGAGAGCATGATGCCGGTAAGGCCGGCGATGAGGAACTGGAAGAGAAAGGCGATCATGAACATCATGGGGACAGCAAAGATGATCTTGCCGCCCCAGATGGTTGCGAGCCAGTTGAAGATCTTGATGCCGGTCGGCACCGAGATGACCATGGTGGCGAAGACGAAGAAGGTGTTGCCCGCGGGGCCGAGGCCAGCGGTAAACATGTGGTGCGCCCAGACGCTGAGGCTGATGAAGCCGATGGAGACCGAGGCCGCGACCATCGCGGGGTAACCGAACATGGCCTTGCGGGAGAAGACGGGGATGATCTCGTTGGCGAAGGCGAAGGCTGGGAGGACGAGGACGTAGACCTCGGGGTGGCCGAAGATCCAGAAGAAGTGCATCCAGAGGATGGCGGAGCCGCCGGCTTGCGTGTCGAAGAAGTGAGCGCCGAGGTAGCGATCGAGGGTGAGCATGATCTGCGCTGCGGTGAGCGGGCTGACGGCGACGAAGACGAGGCCGGACATGACGAGGTAGAGCCAGGGAAGCAGCGGCATACGGCTCATCTTCATGCCCTTGCAACGCATGCAGAGGATGGTGGTGACGATGTTGAGGGCGGTTCCGATGCTGCCTACGCCGCTGAGGAAGACGGCGAGGGTCCAGTAGTCGGTGCTATGGCCGGGGGAGAAGACCTTGGAGGTGAGTGGTGCGTAGGCGAACCATCCGACGTCGGGCGCAGAGCCTGCGGCGTAGAGGCCGCTGCCGCCGATGTAGCTGAAGTAGAGCAGGAGGCCGGCGAAGGCGGAGATCCAGAAGCTGAAGGCGTTCAGCCGCGGGAAGGCCATGTCGCGCGCGCCGATCATGAGGGGGACCAGATAGTTTCCCATACCGAAGAGGATGGGCATTCCCATGAAGAAGACCATGGTGGTGCCGTGCATGGTGAAGAGCTGGTTGAAGACCTGGGGTGAGACGAAGTGGTTATTGGGAATGGCGAGCTGAATGCGCATCAGGATCGCTTCGAAGCCAGCGATGACCAGAAAGATGAGGGCGTAGACGATGTACATCAGCCCGATCTTTTTATGATCGACGGTGGTCAGCCACTCGTAGATGACGTTGAGCGGCGGGCGACCCTGCGTCTCCAGTGTCTCGTCGATTGCTTCCAATACAGGAGTTGTGGTCATGCTTCGCTTCTTTCCGGTAGAGGGTTAGTGAAGCTGAGAGAGATAAGCGGTGATGACGTCGAGATCGTGATCGTTCAAGTGCATC
Encoded here:
- a CDS encoding CocE/NonD family hydrolase, whose translation is MKRTIALVVCFLTVVSGGVLAQAPGASQEEFIKSHYAKFEYRIPMRDGVKLFVSVYTPQAGAFKDAGPYPFLMTRTPYSCGPYGEDKMPTRLGVSQELLESGYIFVCGDARGRYESEGVFQEMSPHIEDKKSNKDVDESTDMYDTVEFLLKHVENNNGKVGITGISYPGFYTSASIIDSHPAIKAASPQAPMTNLFFNDDGYHGGAFMLSANHGFYVFFKPQKNPTLPDKREYSEPGTPDSYKFYLKAGPTGNLDKAFDGSNFLFHDQLVHTTYDDYWKKRDLSLHMKNVHAAVMTVGGWFDAEDLSGPFKTFHAIDEFNPGAVNTLVVGPWTHGGWSRSDGDRLGDVSFGSKTGVFFLSQIQFPFFEHYLKGHDGGVLPKAYVFETGSNVWRKYDAWPPKSAAAKTLYFREGGKLSFDAPAEKAGVDEYVSDPAHPVPFVNYTTDTVPQRYMDDDQRFASRRPDVLTYETEPLTEDVTIAGPVRPKLKVASSGTDADFVVKLIDVYPNDFPDPPNDAVGKRVLGAAPVLMGGYEQLVRGEPMRAKFRDSWEKPTALTPGKMVEVNAEMPDVNHTFRAGHRIMVQVQSSWFPLVDRNPQTFVDIPFAKPEQFVKATESVYRSAGAASGVEVLVVPQK
- a CDS encoding SDR family oxidoreductase; protein product: MKLEGKKALITGGNSGIGLATAQLFIQEGAQVAITGRDQKTLDEAAKLLGPKATAYRADVADSAARKDLFAKIKQDFGHLDIVFANAGIAGQTTTGKTDEAIFENIIRINLTGAFFTVEEALPILKDGSSVIFNGSIIGSLGQPGYAAYAASKAGLRGLSRSMAADLAPRGIRVNVVAPGPIKTPIWTRNTRTSEENDALSKRIASTIPLGRLGEADELAKAVLFLASDDSSYVNAVEFFVDGGAVGTPFGGPAFRG
- a CDS encoding TetR/AcrR family transcriptional regulator, whose product is MRYPAAETAEKHARILEEASRLFRERGFSGVSVSEIMKATGLTHGPFYNHFDSKEELMAESVLHGFKNTLDGLNATNETAKGRAEYVKRYLSAAHRDAPGMGCTMASLSAETRHEPQVRGVFTDRLKAVIEAVATHFPWPSRRSARGDAIRMMASMVGAMILARAVEDERFSDEILSEVRKGLV
- a CDS encoding M24 family metallopeptidase yields the protein MPTRRNFLLSSAAAAAAAPTLALAAQSSQPEKLPPAIAALTNRHAEAVPITLAEREQRLERARALMHQNNIDAIVITTGTSLTYFTGLRWGQSERFFAWTLPATGAPFIVCPVFEEGRVRERMESKPATLPSASTTRVYTWNEDEDPYQLLAKALNESGLATCKIGIEERTQFVFADGIAHASAALTITSATPVTSGCRSIKSPAELALMQLANNITLAVYKACYQSAQPGMTNRQFSQMVDLAYTRCGVTGDASCQVGEYSALPHGSLQPQVIQEGEIILIDDGCTVEGYQSDISRTFVLGDPTIPKLDKARKVFDIVLKAQSAALAAAHPGAPCHTIDAAARDLIAAAGYGPDYKYFTHRLGHGIGMDGHEWPYLVRGNTTPLAASMCFSDEPGIYLPGEFGVRLEDDWHVTEDGGKMFTPQSPSLEHPFGKI
- the fbp gene encoding class 1 fructose-bisphosphatase, producing MAMITTVQQHILQQQQAALKATGREPTGTFSWLLSGITLAAKMIEAKIRSAGLSDVYGSFGAENVQGEQQQKLDVYANQALLHCLGLRDSVAALVSEEDEEPVTFNRDAETGKYIIVFDPLDGSSNIDVNVNVGTIFSVLRRMPAELGTLEESILQPGFRQVAAGYVVYGPSTVLVYTTGNGVHGFTLDPTIGAFVLSNERMMMPEQGSYYSVNEANAAGWPEEYRGYVEMLRTGGLKKEYSSRYIGSLVADFHRTLLKGGVFLYPPTLKQPKGKLRLLYEANPLAFIAEQAGGMATGGAGRILDIKPEGIHQRTPFCVGSKREMEALVAAVSPAASVSAR
- a CDS encoding alanyl-tRNA editing protein — encoded protein: MSSFAAEVIDIREESRVAGRQRWQMALDRTEFVAGDVGVLEAVARSGARLVVPVLGVVMDAGEVWHVVEKPLAAGTAVMGRVGVSVE